The genomic region CCAAGGTGATCACGTCGTTCCAGATGCGGGCAGCGCGTGCGCTGCTCGGCATTGACCAGAGGGCCTTGGCGGAGCTCGCAGGCGTTTCGCTGCCGACCATTCAGCGGATGGAGGCGAGCACCGGCAATGTCCGCGGCGTGGTCGAGACCTTGATGAAAGTGGTCGAAGCCTTTGATCGCGCCGGCGTCGAGCTGATCGGCGAACAGGCGCGCAGCGAAGGCGGCGGACGCGGCGTTCGGCTCAAGGAGCCGGGGCCGCCG from Bradyrhizobium lupini harbors:
- a CDS encoding helix-turn-helix domain-containing protein: MITSFQMRAARALLGIDQRALAELAGVSLPTIQRMEASTGNVRGVVETLMKVVEAFDRAGVELIGEQARSEGGGRGVRLKEPGPPRRVGA